Proteins encoded together in one Canis aureus isolate CA01 chromosome 21, VMU_Caureus_v.1.0, whole genome shotgun sequence window:
- the MEN1 gene encoding menin isoform X1: MPRPAAMGLKAAQKTLFPLRSIDDVVRLFAAELGREEPDLVLLSLVLGFVEHFLAVNRVIPTNVPELTFQPSPAPDPPGGLTYFPVADLSIIAALYARFTAQIRGAVDLSLYPREGGVSSRELVKKVSDVIWNSLSRSYFKDRAHIQSLFSFITGTKLDSSGVAFAVVGACQALGLRDVHLALSEDHAWVVFGPNGEQTAEVTWHGKGNEDRRGQTVNAGVAERSWLYLKGSYMRCDRKMEVAFMVCAINPSIDLHTDSLELLQLQQKLLWLLYDLGHLERYPMALGNLADLEELEPTPGRPDPLTLYHKGIASAKTYYRDEHIYPYMYLAGYHCRNRNVREALQAWADTATVIQDYNYCREDEEIYKEFFEVANDVIPNLLKEAASLLEAGEERPGEQTQVNPGSPSPGVQSQGSALQDPECFAHLLRFYDGICKWEEGSPTPVLHVGWATFLVQSLGRFEGQVRQKVRIVSREAEAAEAEELWGEEAREGRRRGPRRESKPEEPPPPKKPALDKGPGGGQGAMSGPPRKPPGTVPGTARGPEGGSTAPAPAPAASPPPEGPVLTFQSEKMKGMKELLVATKINSSAIKLQLTAQSQVQMKKQKVSTPSDYTLSFLKRQRKGL, translated from the exons AT GCCGAGGCCCGCCGCCATGGGGCTGAAGGCCGCCCAGAAGACGCTGTTCCCGCTGCGCTCTATCGACGACGTGGTGCGCCTGTTCGCTGCGGAGCTGGGCCGAGAGGAACCGGACCTGGTGCTTCTATCCTTGGTACTGGGCTTCGTGGAGCACTTCCTAGCTGTCAACCGCGTCATCCCCACCAATGTGCCCGAGCTCACCTTCCAGCCCAGCCCCGCGCCCGACCCACCTGGCGGGCTTACCTACTTCCCTGTGGCGGACCTATCCATCATTGCCGCGTTGTATGCCCGCTTCACCGCCCAGATCCGTGGCGCCGTGGACCTGTCTCTCTACCCGCGAGAGGGAGGTGTCTCCAGCCGAGAACTGGTGAAGAAGGTCTCCGATGTCATCTGGAACAGCCTCAGCCGTTCCTACTTCAAGGACCGGGCCCATATCCAATCCCTCTTCAGCTTCATCACAG GCACTAAACTGGACAGCTCTGGTGTGGCCTTTGCCGTGGTGGGGGCCTGCCAGGCTCTGGGCCTCCGAGATGTCCACCTGGCCCTGTCTGAGGACCATGCCTGGGTAGTGTTTGGGCCCAACGGAGAACAGACAGCTGAGGTCACTTGGCATGGCAAGGGCAACGAAGATCGCAGGGGCCAGACAGTCAACGCGGGTGTGGCTGAGCGG AGCTGGCTGTACCTGAAAGGATCATACATGCGCTGTGACCGAAAGATGGAGGTGGCATTTATGGTGTGTGCCATCAACCCTTCCATTGACCTGCACACTGACTCCCTGGAGCTGTTGCAGCTGCAGCAG AAACTGCTCTGGCTGCTCTATGACCTGGGACATCTGGAAAG GTACCCCATGGCACTGGGGAACCTGGCAGATCTGGAGGAACTGGAGCCCACCCCTGGCCGGCCAGACCCACTCACTCTCTACCACAAG GGCATTGCCTCAGCCAAGACCTACTACCGGGATGAGCACATCTACCCCTACATGTACCTGGCTGGCTACCACTGTCGCAATCGCAATGTTCGAGAAGCCCTGCAGGCCTGGGCTGATACAGCTACTGTCATCCAGGA CTACAACTACTGCCGCGAAGATGAGGAGATCTACAAGGAGTTCTTTGAAGTAGCCAATGATGTCATCCCCAACTTGCTGAAGGAGGCAGCTAGCCTGCTGGAGGCTGGCGAGGAGCGGCCAGGGGAGCAGACCCAGGTGAACCCAGGTTCACCTTCCCCT GGGGTGCAGAGCCAGGGTTCTGCCCTACAGGACCCAGAGTGCTTCGCCCACCTGCTGCGGTTCTATGATGGCATCTGCAAGTGGGAAGAAGGCAGCCCCACACCGGTGCTGCACGTGGGCTGGGCCACCTTCCTAGTGCAGTCCCTAGGCCGGTTTGAGGGACAG GTACGGCAGAAGGTGCGCATCGTGAGCCGCGAGGCCGAGGCGGCGGAGGCCGAGGAGCTTTGGGGCGAGGAAGCCCGGGAAGGACGGCGGCGAGGCCCGCGGCGTGAGTCCAAGCCCGAGGAGCCGCCGCCACCTAAGAAGCCGGCACTGGACAAAGGCCCTGGTGGAGGCCAAGGGGCGATGTCGGGACCCCCTCGGAAGCCCCCAGGGACAGTCCCTGGCACTGCCCGAGGCCCTGAAGGAGGCAGCACAGCTCCGGCGCCAGCGCCCGCAGCGTCGCCACCACCAGAGGGTCCGGTGCTCACTTTCCAGAGCGAGAAGATGAAGGGCATGAAAGAGCTGCTGGTGGCCACCAAGATCAACTCGAGCGCCATCAAGCTGCAGCTCACGGCACAGTCACAAGtgcagatgaagaagcagaagGTGTCTACACCTAGCGACTACACGCTTTCCTTCCTCAAGCGCCAGCGCAAGGGCCTCTGA
- the MEN1 gene encoding menin isoform X3 — translation MPRPAAMGLKAAQKTLFPLRSIDDVVRLFAAELGREEPDLVLLSLVLGFVEHFLAVNRVIPTNVPELTFQPSPAPDPPGGLTYFPVADLSIIAALYARFTAQIRGAVDLSLYPREGGVSSRELVKKVSDVIWNSLSRSYFKDRAHIQSLFSFITGTKLDSSGVAFAVVGACQALGLRDVHLALSEDHAWVVFGPNGEQTAEVTWHGKGNEDRRGQTVNAGVAERSWLYLKGSYMRCDRKMEVAFMVCAINPSIDLHTDSLELLQLQQKLLWLLYDLGHLERYPMALGNLADLEELEPTPGRPDPLTLYHKGIASAKTYYRDEHIYPYMYLAGYHCRNRNVREALQAWADTATVIQDYNYCREDEEIYKEFFEVANDVIPNLLKEAASLLEAGEERPGEQTQGVQSQGSALQDPECFAHLLRFYDGICKWEEGSPTPVLHVGWATFLVQSLGRFEGQVRQKVRIVSREAEAAEAEELWGEEAREGRRRGPRRESKPEEPPPPKKPALDKGPGGGQGAMSGPPRKPPGTVPGTARGPEGGSTAPAPAPAASPPPEGPVLTFQSEKMKGMKELLVATKINSSAIKLQLTAQSQVQMKKQKVSTPSDYTLSFLKRQRKGL, via the exons AT GCCGAGGCCCGCCGCCATGGGGCTGAAGGCCGCCCAGAAGACGCTGTTCCCGCTGCGCTCTATCGACGACGTGGTGCGCCTGTTCGCTGCGGAGCTGGGCCGAGAGGAACCGGACCTGGTGCTTCTATCCTTGGTACTGGGCTTCGTGGAGCACTTCCTAGCTGTCAACCGCGTCATCCCCACCAATGTGCCCGAGCTCACCTTCCAGCCCAGCCCCGCGCCCGACCCACCTGGCGGGCTTACCTACTTCCCTGTGGCGGACCTATCCATCATTGCCGCGTTGTATGCCCGCTTCACCGCCCAGATCCGTGGCGCCGTGGACCTGTCTCTCTACCCGCGAGAGGGAGGTGTCTCCAGCCGAGAACTGGTGAAGAAGGTCTCCGATGTCATCTGGAACAGCCTCAGCCGTTCCTACTTCAAGGACCGGGCCCATATCCAATCCCTCTTCAGCTTCATCACAG GCACTAAACTGGACAGCTCTGGTGTGGCCTTTGCCGTGGTGGGGGCCTGCCAGGCTCTGGGCCTCCGAGATGTCCACCTGGCCCTGTCTGAGGACCATGCCTGGGTAGTGTTTGGGCCCAACGGAGAACAGACAGCTGAGGTCACTTGGCATGGCAAGGGCAACGAAGATCGCAGGGGCCAGACAGTCAACGCGGGTGTGGCTGAGCGG AGCTGGCTGTACCTGAAAGGATCATACATGCGCTGTGACCGAAAGATGGAGGTGGCATTTATGGTGTGTGCCATCAACCCTTCCATTGACCTGCACACTGACTCCCTGGAGCTGTTGCAGCTGCAGCAG AAACTGCTCTGGCTGCTCTATGACCTGGGACATCTGGAAAG GTACCCCATGGCACTGGGGAACCTGGCAGATCTGGAGGAACTGGAGCCCACCCCTGGCCGGCCAGACCCACTCACTCTCTACCACAAG GGCATTGCCTCAGCCAAGACCTACTACCGGGATGAGCACATCTACCCCTACATGTACCTGGCTGGCTACCACTGTCGCAATCGCAATGTTCGAGAAGCCCTGCAGGCCTGGGCTGATACAGCTACTGTCATCCAGGA CTACAACTACTGCCGCGAAGATGAGGAGATCTACAAGGAGTTCTTTGAAGTAGCCAATGATGTCATCCCCAACTTGCTGAAGGAGGCAGCTAGCCTGCTGGAGGCTGGCGAGGAGCGGCCAGGGGAGCAGACCCAG GGGGTGCAGAGCCAGGGTTCTGCCCTACAGGACCCAGAGTGCTTCGCCCACCTGCTGCGGTTCTATGATGGCATCTGCAAGTGGGAAGAAGGCAGCCCCACACCGGTGCTGCACGTGGGCTGGGCCACCTTCCTAGTGCAGTCCCTAGGCCGGTTTGAGGGACAG GTACGGCAGAAGGTGCGCATCGTGAGCCGCGAGGCCGAGGCGGCGGAGGCCGAGGAGCTTTGGGGCGAGGAAGCCCGGGAAGGACGGCGGCGAGGCCCGCGGCGTGAGTCCAAGCCCGAGGAGCCGCCGCCACCTAAGAAGCCGGCACTGGACAAAGGCCCTGGTGGAGGCCAAGGGGCGATGTCGGGACCCCCTCGGAAGCCCCCAGGGACAGTCCCTGGCACTGCCCGAGGCCCTGAAGGAGGCAGCACAGCTCCGGCGCCAGCGCCCGCAGCGTCGCCACCACCAGAGGGTCCGGTGCTCACTTTCCAGAGCGAGAAGATGAAGGGCATGAAAGAGCTGCTGGTGGCCACCAAGATCAACTCGAGCGCCATCAAGCTGCAGCTCACGGCACAGTCACAAGtgcagatgaagaagcagaagGTGTCTACACCTAGCGACTACACGCTTTCCTTCCTCAAGCGCCAGCGCAAGGGCCTCTGA
- the MEN1 gene encoding menin isoform X2, which yields MGLKAAQKTLFPLRSIDDVVRLFAAELGREEPDLVLLSLVLGFVEHFLAVNRVIPTNVPELTFQPSPAPDPPGGLTYFPVADLSIIAALYARFTAQIRGAVDLSLYPREGGVSSRELVKKVSDVIWNSLSRSYFKDRAHIQSLFSFITGTKLDSSGVAFAVVGACQALGLRDVHLALSEDHAWVVFGPNGEQTAEVTWHGKGNEDRRGQTVNAGVAERSWLYLKGSYMRCDRKMEVAFMVCAINPSIDLHTDSLELLQLQQKLLWLLYDLGHLERYPMALGNLADLEELEPTPGRPDPLTLYHKGIASAKTYYRDEHIYPYMYLAGYHCRNRNVREALQAWADTATVIQDYNYCREDEEIYKEFFEVANDVIPNLLKEAASLLEAGEERPGEQTQVNPGSPSPGVQSQGSALQDPECFAHLLRFYDGICKWEEGSPTPVLHVGWATFLVQSLGRFEGQVRQKVRIVSREAEAAEAEELWGEEAREGRRRGPRRESKPEEPPPPKKPALDKGPGGGQGAMSGPPRKPPGTVPGTARGPEGGSTAPAPAPAASPPPEGPVLTFQSEKMKGMKELLVATKINSSAIKLQLTAQSQVQMKKQKVSTPSDYTLSFLKRQRKGL from the exons ATGGGGCTGAAGGCCGCCCAGAAGACGCTGTTCCCGCTGCGCTCTATCGACGACGTGGTGCGCCTGTTCGCTGCGGAGCTGGGCCGAGAGGAACCGGACCTGGTGCTTCTATCCTTGGTACTGGGCTTCGTGGAGCACTTCCTAGCTGTCAACCGCGTCATCCCCACCAATGTGCCCGAGCTCACCTTCCAGCCCAGCCCCGCGCCCGACCCACCTGGCGGGCTTACCTACTTCCCTGTGGCGGACCTATCCATCATTGCCGCGTTGTATGCCCGCTTCACCGCCCAGATCCGTGGCGCCGTGGACCTGTCTCTCTACCCGCGAGAGGGAGGTGTCTCCAGCCGAGAACTGGTGAAGAAGGTCTCCGATGTCATCTGGAACAGCCTCAGCCGTTCCTACTTCAAGGACCGGGCCCATATCCAATCCCTCTTCAGCTTCATCACAG GCACTAAACTGGACAGCTCTGGTGTGGCCTTTGCCGTGGTGGGGGCCTGCCAGGCTCTGGGCCTCCGAGATGTCCACCTGGCCCTGTCTGAGGACCATGCCTGGGTAGTGTTTGGGCCCAACGGAGAACAGACAGCTGAGGTCACTTGGCATGGCAAGGGCAACGAAGATCGCAGGGGCCAGACAGTCAACGCGGGTGTGGCTGAGCGG AGCTGGCTGTACCTGAAAGGATCATACATGCGCTGTGACCGAAAGATGGAGGTGGCATTTATGGTGTGTGCCATCAACCCTTCCATTGACCTGCACACTGACTCCCTGGAGCTGTTGCAGCTGCAGCAG AAACTGCTCTGGCTGCTCTATGACCTGGGACATCTGGAAAG GTACCCCATGGCACTGGGGAACCTGGCAGATCTGGAGGAACTGGAGCCCACCCCTGGCCGGCCAGACCCACTCACTCTCTACCACAAG GGCATTGCCTCAGCCAAGACCTACTACCGGGATGAGCACATCTACCCCTACATGTACCTGGCTGGCTACCACTGTCGCAATCGCAATGTTCGAGAAGCCCTGCAGGCCTGGGCTGATACAGCTACTGTCATCCAGGA CTACAACTACTGCCGCGAAGATGAGGAGATCTACAAGGAGTTCTTTGAAGTAGCCAATGATGTCATCCCCAACTTGCTGAAGGAGGCAGCTAGCCTGCTGGAGGCTGGCGAGGAGCGGCCAGGGGAGCAGACCCAGGTGAACCCAGGTTCACCTTCCCCT GGGGTGCAGAGCCAGGGTTCTGCCCTACAGGACCCAGAGTGCTTCGCCCACCTGCTGCGGTTCTATGATGGCATCTGCAAGTGGGAAGAAGGCAGCCCCACACCGGTGCTGCACGTGGGCTGGGCCACCTTCCTAGTGCAGTCCCTAGGCCGGTTTGAGGGACAG GTACGGCAGAAGGTGCGCATCGTGAGCCGCGAGGCCGAGGCGGCGGAGGCCGAGGAGCTTTGGGGCGAGGAAGCCCGGGAAGGACGGCGGCGAGGCCCGCGGCGTGAGTCCAAGCCCGAGGAGCCGCCGCCACCTAAGAAGCCGGCACTGGACAAAGGCCCTGGTGGAGGCCAAGGGGCGATGTCGGGACCCCCTCGGAAGCCCCCAGGGACAGTCCCTGGCACTGCCCGAGGCCCTGAAGGAGGCAGCACAGCTCCGGCGCCAGCGCCCGCAGCGTCGCCACCACCAGAGGGTCCGGTGCTCACTTTCCAGAGCGAGAAGATGAAGGGCATGAAAGAGCTGCTGGTGGCCACCAAGATCAACTCGAGCGCCATCAAGCTGCAGCTCACGGCACAGTCACAAGtgcagatgaagaagcagaagGTGTCTACACCTAGCGACTACACGCTTTCCTTCCTCAAGCGCCAGCGCAAGGGCCTCTGA